In one window of Bradysia coprophila strain Holo2 chromosome IV unlocalized genomic scaffold, BU_Bcop_v1 contig_106, whole genome shotgun sequence DNA:
- the LOC119070932 gene encoding uncharacterized protein LOC119070932 isoform X3, producing MSEKTASGTDASNEDATSSGMIEKELPVADSEKENVWDESKLRLIEYSLGSIRNDVFNMRNNDKYMQKEADDGGFGAIFDGFDAVSSIDNPLKEDIVGSGSEEEKFVIKGGLKTPHNGLKRIEKSINHANKDCDTASDSLESSNIFGWKKNRSGSFGNAWDSTVNFLKHPWSSVQSNSNQSLDKNMETNEVDSPDASELSKKQNEVVPRDSVNFTKNKTSSAWENTTNFGPNIANNEMDPPVFDTIGGNYISSALKKQDMVTM from the exons atgtctg aaaaaacTGCATCTGGTACAGATGCCTCTAATGAAGATGCTACTTCATCTGGCATGATAGAGAAAGAATTGCCAGTTGCTGATTCAGAGAAGGAAAACGTGTGGGACGAAAGTAAACTAAGACTCATTGAGTATTCGTTGGGAAGTATTCGCAATGATGTTTTTAATATGCGGAACAATGACAAATACATGCAAAAAGAAGCGGATGACGGTGGTTTCGGCGCtatttttgatggttttgatgCTGTATCTAGCATTGATAATCCTTTGAAAGAAGATATTGTGGGTTCCGGTAGTGAGGAAGAAAAGTTCGTTATAAAAGGAGGACTGAAAACACCTCATAACGGTTTAAAGCGAATTGAGAAATCCATAAATCATGCCAATAAGGACTGTGATACAGCATCCGACAGTCTGGAATCCAGCAACATTTTTGGTTGGAAGAAAAATAGGTCAGGATCTTTTGGCAACGCTTGGGACTCTACGGttaattttctaaaacatCCTTGGTCTTCTGTGCAATCAAATTCTAATCAATCACTTGACAAAAATATGGAGACAAACGAAGTCGACTCCCCAGACGCCTCTGAGTTGTCAAAAAAGCAAAACGAAGTTGTCCCCCGAGATAGCGttaatttcactaaaaacaaGACTTCGTCGGCTTGGGAAAATACGACAAATTTTGGGCCGAATATTGCAAACAACG aAATGGATCCGCCTGTCTTTGACACGATTGGAGGAAACTACATTTCATCCG ctTTGAAAAAACAGGACATGGTAACCATGTGA
- the LOC119070929 gene encoding dolichyl-phosphate beta-glucosyltransferase, whose translation MSSWTDPQNIFFFGSAFLVTFLVAIFICMKAITTPHPIIKRHKEEEYFFNPRTKEKEKFPTIDSDPEIDFSIIVPAYDEEKRLPLMLDEAIAFLEKKNCTYEVIVVSDGSNDATVSVALKYSELHGTGKVRVLELIENRGKGGAVRLGIQCSRGKYILFADADGATKFGDFIKLEAEMTQQWTENGIVIGSRAHLEDDAIATRSFFRTILMHGFHFLVWLFAVRGVRDTQCGFKMFTRRTARVLFQIMHVERWAFDVELLYIAQALRMPIREVAVNWTEIDGSKVTPFWSWLQMGRDLFLIWFRYTIGAWSLQRKPHRS comes from the exons atgtcgTCATGGACAGAtccacaaaacattttcttctttggTTCAGCCTTTTTGGTGACATTTCTTGTAGCG ATATTCATCTGCATGAAGGCAATAACGACACCCCATCCGATAATTAAACGTCACAAAGAGGAGGAATACTTTTTCAATCCAAGGAccaaagaaaaggaaaaatttccGACAATCGATTCGGATCCGGAAATTGATTTCAGCATCATCGTACCGGCCTACGATGAAGAGAAACGAT TGCCGCTAATGCTTGACGAGGCAATTGCATTTTTAGAGAAAAAGAACTGTACGTACGAAGTCATTGTAGTTAGCGATGGCAGTAATGATGCAACAGTTTCAGTGGCACTGAAATACTCCGAATTGCATGGCACCGGGAAGGTTAGAGTGTtggaattgattgaaaatcgtgGAAAAGGCGGAGCGGTTCGTTTg GGCATTCAATGTTCCCGTGGAAAGTACATCTTGTTCGCCGATGCCGATGGAGCCACAAAATTTGGTGACTTTATCAAACTCGAAGCTGAAATGACCCAACAATGGACGGAAAATG GTATCGTCATTGGTTCACGTGCCCATCTAGAAGACGATGCCATTGCTACTCGCAGTTTTTTCCGCACAATTCTAATGCATGGCTTTCATTTTCTGGTCTGGTTGTTTGCCGTTCGTGGCGTTCGTGACACTCAGTGCGGTTTCAAAATGTTTACTCGACGTACGGCAAGGGTGTTATTCCAAATAATGCACGTGGAACGATGGGCATTCGATGTGGAACTGTTATACATTGCGCAGGCGCTGCGGATGCCAATACGGGAAGTTGCCGTTAATTGGACTGAAATAGATGGATCGAAAGTAACGCCATTCTGGTCATGGTTACAAATGGGAAGGGATTTGTTTCTCATTTGGTTTCGGTACACGATTGGTGCGTGGTCACTGCAAAGGAAGCCACACCGATCGTAA
- the LOC119070914 gene encoding uncharacterized protein LOC119070914 isoform X1: MDALSFRRVAGGSVIDNPPLFSQNGDILFTTITRTDLTSIKTRFHANSVSTIRAYSTKTGECIHDIEVLAKVVSIRNMPGSSTTLVGCTENGVIVTWEQRSRAVDTRVVSEMSFPEGKGTVTTFNVIPFKNTYVGVATWTDGTLVQMDMFDLTTGECHKSTILQLEEGEHKVAVSGNNHNIVAAIQNHKLFVTSINSRTGKNKSSSFTNAGKQCFTAIACHPVEETVAAGDVTGKIFIYHALFNRMKSPVTTLYHWHHNLVETIAFTSSGSLFYSGGSERVLVGWSYNDDGKNVLPRLNGTIVHIAVSSDNQQIAVSTDDNGIIVVSPQFNPVTVIQNFVRVADDGTPWPQFPFGLKLDPRTGYIVLNGRIGQVQFYSPHDRTFFNLDVTMENRLSLESDKILYNTRITHLACNVDWLVTAECFDDLAHFPEVRLKFWLFDVTRKTYVLSTQIETPHEGGVTALEFSSSHRVEKLLCASSGLDGKVKIWSLEESEVYSESPDSESGNNATTTRKYWVCREQTSYKNLPANALAFMSDGSTLAVGFGNTLCIYIPETLRIRAVLSAPGGQDGSTNKLIVSMPKSLGNSKMTKKQQELAQKHEKLVRSFLENDDDQLINDLVKEAEKAPRESQNNRLDPDGTGIVDKKLFEKIHALNELNYFQKLELFQKMGVHIKLPADLEFDFNSYVIGTMYAAEKETYLANSVERLHPNKKFIGQWMLHNYLTRRSEAAFNGLHLKNVTFSEEANDSHTTNGIESMDIECDQPRSESANPIRKVAKIKLVVFATGDSSHLVIVCTENRLLIWNTITLRLQSSWKISVRLAVVDPCTSLVAVNTIFDELYVLNPSKQYDLYKRKNLPKLSGMVWLPRREPRKSSLDVDWQSVSQLFLFTRTQEMLYLVPDNDEDLFADRGTTLKEVDQLESQTHFGAMFARQVTNNSAALAGQRNIAGGLVGEPTTMGVKAITNLQTHTMAPVHLLSYGFLTSMLTKQAAPSRNPSRAQNGDNDVDMVVDSETEENMELNRTSSERLRDNMVNGSAEEDTENRNAEFNRLSNEQPRNSFTFMSSSE, from the exons ATGGACGCATTATCATTTAGAAGAGTTGCCGGCGGGAGTGTCATTGACAATCCGCCGCTATTTTCGCAGAACGGAGA CATACTGTTCACGACTATTACGAGAACTGATCTCACGAGCATTAAAACTCGCTTCCATGCGAATTCAGTGAGCACCATTCGCGCTTACAGTACAAAAACTGGGGAATGTATTCACGACATCGAAGTTCTGGCGAAAGTAGTCAGCATACGAAATATGCCTGGCAGTTCGACGACGCTGGTGGGATGCACAGAGAATGGTGTCATTGTTACGTGGGAACAAAGGTCCAGGGCTGTTGACACAAGAGTTGtgagt GAAATGTCCTTCCCAGAGGGAAAAGGTACAGTGACAACGTTCAACGTTATTCCGTTCAAAAACACATATGTTGGTGTGGCCACTTGGACGGATGGTACTTTGGTGCAAATGGACATGTTCGATTTAACTACTGGCGAATGTCATAAATCGACAATTCTACAGTTGGAGGA GGGTGAACACAAGGTAGCGGTGTCTGGAAATAATCACAACATCGTTGCAGCCATCCAGAATCATAAATTGTTTGTGACTAGCATTAATAGCCGAACCGGAAAAAACAAGTC GTCATCCTTTACCAACGCCGGCAAACAATGTTTTACAGCCATTGCATGTCATCCAGTCGAGGAAACTGTGGCTGCGGGCGATGTGACTGGCAAAATTTTTATCTACCACGCACTGTTTAACAGAATGAAAAGTCCAGTCACAACGCTCTACCATTGGCATCACAATCTGGTGGAAACGATTGCATTCACTTCGTCGGGAAGTTTATTCTATTCAGGAGGTTCGGAAAGGGTCCTGGTTGGATGGAGTTACAATGACGATGGAAAAAATGTACTACCTCGGCTCAATGGTACAATTGTTCACATAGCCGTCAGTTCAGACAATCAACAGATCGCAGTATCGACCGATGACAATG GAATCATCGTCGTCAGCCCACAGTTCAATCCCGTTACagtcatacaaaattttgtgagGGTCGCTGATGACGGCACTCCATGGCCACAGTTTCCATTTGGTCTGAAACTGGATCCACGCACCGGATATATTGTTCTGAATGGTCGGATCGGTCAGGTGCAGTTCTATTCTCCACACGATCGAACATTCTTCAAC CTGGACGTGACCATGGAGAATCGTTTGTCATTGGAAAGTGATAAAATCCTCTACAACACACGCATAACACATTTGGCATGTAATGTGGATTGGCTGGTCACGGCCGAATGTTTTGACGATTTGGCACATTTCCCGGAAGTTCGGCTGAAATTTTGGCTGTTTGATGTCACAAGAAAGACCTACGTGCTGAGTACACAAATCGAAACACCACATGAGGGCGGTGTAACTGCTCTGGAATTCTCGAGTTCTCACCGGGTTGAAAAGTTGCTGTGTGCAAGCAGTGGCCTAGAcggaaaagtgaaaatttggtCGTTGGAGGAGAGTGAAGTCTACAGTGAATCACCGGACTCGGAAAGCGGTAACAACGCGACCA CAACGAGGAAGTATTGGGTATGCCGTGAACAGACCAGCTACAAAAACTTACCAGCCAATGCCTTAGCATTCATGTCCGATGGGTCAACATTAGCCGTTGGCTTCGGAAACACTTTATGTATTTACATTCCGGAAACGCTTCGCATTAGAGCTGTCTTGAGTGCACCGGGTGGTCAGGACGGCTCAACCAACAAACTGATTGTAAGCATGCCAAAGTCATTGGGTAATTCGAAAATGACGAAGAAACAACAGGAGTTGGCTcagaagcatgaaaaactcgTTAGGAGTTTCCTGGAAAATGACGACGATCAGCTGATAAACGACCTGGTAAAGGAAGCTGAAAAGGCACCGCGAGAAAGTCAGAATAATCGATTGGATCCCGACGGAACGGGAATTGTAGACAAGaagcttttcgaaaaaattcacGCGCTAAATGAATTGAACTATTTCCAAAAACTGGAACTATTCCAAAAGATGGGCGTTCACATCAAACTGCCGGCCGACTTAGAATTTGACTTTAATTCGTACGTCATAGGCACGATGTATGCGGCGGAGAAGGAAACATATTTAGCGAATTCCGTTGAGCGACTTCATCCGAATAAGAAATTCATCGGTCAGTGGATGCTGCACAACTATTTAACGAGACGAAGCGAAGCGGCGTTCAATGGTTtacatttgaaaaatgtcacCTTCAGCGAAGAGGCAAATGATAGCCACACCACTAATGGAATCGAATCAATGGATATTGAATGTGACCAACCACGGTCGGAATCGGCTAATCCGATTAGGAAGGTAGCCAAAATCAAGCTGGTTGTGTTTGCGACTGGTGACTCTAGCCACTTGGTGATTGTTTGCACCGAAAACCGTTTGCTCATTTGGAATACGATAACGTTACGTCTTCAATCATCTTGGAAAATAAGTGTTCGTCTCGCGGTTGTTGATCCGTGCACAAGCCTTGTAGCCGTTAACACAATATTCGATGAGT TGTACGTTCTGAATCCGAGTAAACAATACGACCTGTACAAACGGAAAAACTTGCCAAAACTCTCAGGCATGGTATGGTTGCCCAGACGGGAACCGAGAAAATCATCATTGGACGTAGACTGGCAATCGGTCTCTCAATTGTTCCTGTTTACTAGAACTCAG GAGATGTTGTACCTGGTTCCTGACAACGATGAAGATTTGTTCGCTGACAGGGGCACCACTTTGAAGGAGGTGGACCAATTAGAGTCTCAGACACATTTCGGCGCAATGTTTGCGAGACAGGTCACTAACAATTCTGCTGCTCTGGCTGGTCAACGGAACATTGCCGGTGGACTGGTAGGAGAACCTACAACAATGGGTGTCAAAGCG
- the LOC119070932 gene encoding uncharacterized protein LOC119070932 isoform X1 — MSEKTASGTDASNEDATSSGMIEKELPVADSEKENVWDESKLRLIEYSLGSIRNDVFNMRNNDKYMQKEADDGGFGAIFDGFDAVSSIDNPLKEDIVGSGSEEEKFVIKGGLKTPHNGLKRIEKSINHANKDCDTASDSLESSNIFGWKKNRSGSFGNAWDSTVNFLKHPWSSVQSNSNQSLDKNMETNEVDSPDASELSKKQNEVVPRDSVNFTKNKTSSAWENTTNFGPNIANNDRTIEMDPPVFDTIGGNYISSALKKQDMVTM, encoded by the exons atgtctg aaaaaacTGCATCTGGTACAGATGCCTCTAATGAAGATGCTACTTCATCTGGCATGATAGAGAAAGAATTGCCAGTTGCTGATTCAGAGAAGGAAAACGTGTGGGACGAAAGTAAACTAAGACTCATTGAGTATTCGTTGGGAAGTATTCGCAATGATGTTTTTAATATGCGGAACAATGACAAATACATGCAAAAAGAAGCGGATGACGGTGGTTTCGGCGCtatttttgatggttttgatgCTGTATCTAGCATTGATAATCCTTTGAAAGAAGATATTGTGGGTTCCGGTAGTGAGGAAGAAAAGTTCGTTATAAAAGGAGGACTGAAAACACCTCATAACGGTTTAAAGCGAATTGAGAAATCCATAAATCATGCCAATAAGGACTGTGATACAGCATCCGACAGTCTGGAATCCAGCAACATTTTTGGTTGGAAGAAAAATAGGTCAGGATCTTTTGGCAACGCTTGGGACTCTACGGttaattttctaaaacatCCTTGGTCTTCTGTGCAATCAAATTCTAATCAATCACTTGACAAAAATATGGAGACAAACGAAGTCGACTCCCCAGACGCCTCTGAGTTGTCAAAAAAGCAAAACGAAGTTGTCCCCCGAGATAGCGttaatttcactaaaaacaaGACTTCGTCGGCTTGGGAAAATACGACAAATTTTGGGCCGAATATTGCAAACAACGATAGGACaa tagaAATGGATCCGCCTGTCTTTGACACGATTGGAGGAAACTACATTTCATCCG ctTTGAAAAAACAGGACATGGTAACCATGTGA
- the LOC119070932 gene encoding uncharacterized protein LOC119070932 isoform X2, whose protein sequence is MSEKTASGTDASNEDATSSGMIEKELPVADSEKENVWDESKLRLIEYSLGSIRNDVFNMRNNDKYMQKEADDGGFGAIFDGFDAVSSIDNPLKEDIVGSGSEEEKFVIKGGLKTPHNGLKRIEKSINHANKDCDTASDSLESSNIFGWKKNRSGSFGNAWDSTVNFLKHPWSSVQSNSNQSLDKNMETNEVDSPDASELSKKQNEVVPRDSVNFTKNKTSSAWENTTNFGPNIANNVEMDPPVFDTIGGNYISSALKKQDMVTM, encoded by the exons atgtctg aaaaaacTGCATCTGGTACAGATGCCTCTAATGAAGATGCTACTTCATCTGGCATGATAGAGAAAGAATTGCCAGTTGCTGATTCAGAGAAGGAAAACGTGTGGGACGAAAGTAAACTAAGACTCATTGAGTATTCGTTGGGAAGTATTCGCAATGATGTTTTTAATATGCGGAACAATGACAAATACATGCAAAAAGAAGCGGATGACGGTGGTTTCGGCGCtatttttgatggttttgatgCTGTATCTAGCATTGATAATCCTTTGAAAGAAGATATTGTGGGTTCCGGTAGTGAGGAAGAAAAGTTCGTTATAAAAGGAGGACTGAAAACACCTCATAACGGTTTAAAGCGAATTGAGAAATCCATAAATCATGCCAATAAGGACTGTGATACAGCATCCGACAGTCTGGAATCCAGCAACATTTTTGGTTGGAAGAAAAATAGGTCAGGATCTTTTGGCAACGCTTGGGACTCTACGGttaattttctaaaacatCCTTGGTCTTCTGTGCAATCAAATTCTAATCAATCACTTGACAAAAATATGGAGACAAACGAAGTCGACTCCCCAGACGCCTCTGAGTTGTCAAAAAAGCAAAACGAAGTTGTCCCCCGAGATAGCGttaatttcactaaaaacaaGACTTCGTCGGCTTGGGAAAATACGACAAATTTTGGGCCGAATATTGCAAACAACG tagaAATGGATCCGCCTGTCTTTGACACGATTGGAGGAAACTACATTTCATCCG ctTTGAAAAAACAGGACATGGTAACCATGTGA
- the LOC119070932 gene encoding uncharacterized protein LOC119070932 isoform X4, producing MIEKELPVADSEKENVWDESKLRLIEYSLGSIRNDVFNMRNNDKYMQKEADDGGFGAIFDGFDAVSSIDNPLKEDIVGSGSEEEKFVIKGGLKTPHNGLKRIEKSINHANKDCDTASDSLESSNIFGWKKNRSGSFGNAWDSTVNFLKHPWSSVQSNSNQSLDKNMETNEVDSPDASELSKKQNEVVPRDSVNFTKNKTSSAWENTTNFGPNIANNDRTIEMDPPVFDTIGGNYISSALKKQDMVTM from the exons ATGATAGAGAAAGAATTGCCAGTTGCTGATTCAGAGAAGGAAAACGTGTGGGACGAAAGTAAACTAAGACTCATTGAGTATTCGTTGGGAAGTATTCGCAATGATGTTTTTAATATGCGGAACAATGACAAATACATGCAAAAAGAAGCGGATGACGGTGGTTTCGGCGCtatttttgatggttttgatgCTGTATCTAGCATTGATAATCCTTTGAAAGAAGATATTGTGGGTTCCGGTAGTGAGGAAGAAAAGTTCGTTATAAAAGGAGGACTGAAAACACCTCATAACGGTTTAAAGCGAATTGAGAAATCCATAAATCATGCCAATAAGGACTGTGATACAGCATCCGACAGTCTGGAATCCAGCAACATTTTTGGTTGGAAGAAAAATAGGTCAGGATCTTTTGGCAACGCTTGGGACTCTACGGttaattttctaaaacatCCTTGGTCTTCTGTGCAATCAAATTCTAATCAATCACTTGACAAAAATATGGAGACAAACGAAGTCGACTCCCCAGACGCCTCTGAGTTGTCAAAAAAGCAAAACGAAGTTGTCCCCCGAGATAGCGttaatttcactaaaaacaaGACTTCGTCGGCTTGGGAAAATACGACAAATTTTGGGCCGAATATTGCAAACAACGATAGGACaa tagaAATGGATCCGCCTGTCTTTGACACGATTGGAGGAAACTACATTTCATCCG ctTTGAAAAAACAGGACATGGTAACCATGTGA
- the LOC119070914 gene encoding uncharacterized protein LOC119070914 isoform X2 has translation MDALSFRRVAGGSVIDNPPLFSQNGDILFTTITRTDLTSIKTRFHANSVSTIRAYSTKTGECIHDIEVLAKVVSIRNMPGSSTTLVGCTENGVIVTWEQRSRAVDTRVEMSFPEGKGTVTTFNVIPFKNTYVGVATWTDGTLVQMDMFDLTTGECHKSTILQLEEGEHKVAVSGNNHNIVAAIQNHKLFVTSINSRTGKNKSSSFTNAGKQCFTAIACHPVEETVAAGDVTGKIFIYHALFNRMKSPVTTLYHWHHNLVETIAFTSSGSLFYSGGSERVLVGWSYNDDGKNVLPRLNGTIVHIAVSSDNQQIAVSTDDNGIIVVSPQFNPVTVIQNFVRVADDGTPWPQFPFGLKLDPRTGYIVLNGRIGQVQFYSPHDRTFFNLDVTMENRLSLESDKILYNTRITHLACNVDWLVTAECFDDLAHFPEVRLKFWLFDVTRKTYVLSTQIETPHEGGVTALEFSSSHRVEKLLCASSGLDGKVKIWSLEESEVYSESPDSESGNNATTTRKYWVCREQTSYKNLPANALAFMSDGSTLAVGFGNTLCIYIPETLRIRAVLSAPGGQDGSTNKLIVSMPKSLGNSKMTKKQQELAQKHEKLVRSFLENDDDQLINDLVKEAEKAPRESQNNRLDPDGTGIVDKKLFEKIHALNELNYFQKLELFQKMGVHIKLPADLEFDFNSYVIGTMYAAEKETYLANSVERLHPNKKFIGQWMLHNYLTRRSEAAFNGLHLKNVTFSEEANDSHTTNGIESMDIECDQPRSESANPIRKVAKIKLVVFATGDSSHLVIVCTENRLLIWNTITLRLQSSWKISVRLAVVDPCTSLVAVNTIFDELYVLNPSKQYDLYKRKNLPKLSGMVWLPRREPRKSSLDVDWQSVSQLFLFTRTQEMLYLVPDNDEDLFADRGTTLKEVDQLESQTHFGAMFARQVTNNSAALAGQRNIAGGLVGEPTTMGVKAITNLQTHTMAPVHLLSYGFLTSMLTKQAAPSRNPSRAQNGDNDVDMVVDSETEENMELNRTSSERLRDNMVNGSAEEDTENRNAEFNRLSNEQPRNSFTFMSSSE, from the exons ATGGACGCATTATCATTTAGAAGAGTTGCCGGCGGGAGTGTCATTGACAATCCGCCGCTATTTTCGCAGAACGGAGA CATACTGTTCACGACTATTACGAGAACTGATCTCACGAGCATTAAAACTCGCTTCCATGCGAATTCAGTGAGCACCATTCGCGCTTACAGTACAAAAACTGGGGAATGTATTCACGACATCGAAGTTCTGGCGAAAGTAGTCAGCATACGAAATATGCCTGGCAGTTCGACGACGCTGGTGGGATGCACAGAGAATGGTGTCATTGTTACGTGGGAACAAAGGTCCAGGGCTGTTGACACAAGAGTT GAAATGTCCTTCCCAGAGGGAAAAGGTACAGTGACAACGTTCAACGTTATTCCGTTCAAAAACACATATGTTGGTGTGGCCACTTGGACGGATGGTACTTTGGTGCAAATGGACATGTTCGATTTAACTACTGGCGAATGTCATAAATCGACAATTCTACAGTTGGAGGA GGGTGAACACAAGGTAGCGGTGTCTGGAAATAATCACAACATCGTTGCAGCCATCCAGAATCATAAATTGTTTGTGACTAGCATTAATAGCCGAACCGGAAAAAACAAGTC GTCATCCTTTACCAACGCCGGCAAACAATGTTTTACAGCCATTGCATGTCATCCAGTCGAGGAAACTGTGGCTGCGGGCGATGTGACTGGCAAAATTTTTATCTACCACGCACTGTTTAACAGAATGAAAAGTCCAGTCACAACGCTCTACCATTGGCATCACAATCTGGTGGAAACGATTGCATTCACTTCGTCGGGAAGTTTATTCTATTCAGGAGGTTCGGAAAGGGTCCTGGTTGGATGGAGTTACAATGACGATGGAAAAAATGTACTACCTCGGCTCAATGGTACAATTGTTCACATAGCCGTCAGTTCAGACAATCAACAGATCGCAGTATCGACCGATGACAATG GAATCATCGTCGTCAGCCCACAGTTCAATCCCGTTACagtcatacaaaattttgtgagGGTCGCTGATGACGGCACTCCATGGCCACAGTTTCCATTTGGTCTGAAACTGGATCCACGCACCGGATATATTGTTCTGAATGGTCGGATCGGTCAGGTGCAGTTCTATTCTCCACACGATCGAACATTCTTCAAC CTGGACGTGACCATGGAGAATCGTTTGTCATTGGAAAGTGATAAAATCCTCTACAACACACGCATAACACATTTGGCATGTAATGTGGATTGGCTGGTCACGGCCGAATGTTTTGACGATTTGGCACATTTCCCGGAAGTTCGGCTGAAATTTTGGCTGTTTGATGTCACAAGAAAGACCTACGTGCTGAGTACACAAATCGAAACACCACATGAGGGCGGTGTAACTGCTCTGGAATTCTCGAGTTCTCACCGGGTTGAAAAGTTGCTGTGTGCAAGCAGTGGCCTAGAcggaaaagtgaaaatttggtCGTTGGAGGAGAGTGAAGTCTACAGTGAATCACCGGACTCGGAAAGCGGTAACAACGCGACCA CAACGAGGAAGTATTGGGTATGCCGTGAACAGACCAGCTACAAAAACTTACCAGCCAATGCCTTAGCATTCATGTCCGATGGGTCAACATTAGCCGTTGGCTTCGGAAACACTTTATGTATTTACATTCCGGAAACGCTTCGCATTAGAGCTGTCTTGAGTGCACCGGGTGGTCAGGACGGCTCAACCAACAAACTGATTGTAAGCATGCCAAAGTCATTGGGTAATTCGAAAATGACGAAGAAACAACAGGAGTTGGCTcagaagcatgaaaaactcgTTAGGAGTTTCCTGGAAAATGACGACGATCAGCTGATAAACGACCTGGTAAAGGAAGCTGAAAAGGCACCGCGAGAAAGTCAGAATAATCGATTGGATCCCGACGGAACGGGAATTGTAGACAAGaagcttttcgaaaaaattcacGCGCTAAATGAATTGAACTATTTCCAAAAACTGGAACTATTCCAAAAGATGGGCGTTCACATCAAACTGCCGGCCGACTTAGAATTTGACTTTAATTCGTACGTCATAGGCACGATGTATGCGGCGGAGAAGGAAACATATTTAGCGAATTCCGTTGAGCGACTTCATCCGAATAAGAAATTCATCGGTCAGTGGATGCTGCACAACTATTTAACGAGACGAAGCGAAGCGGCGTTCAATGGTTtacatttgaaaaatgtcacCTTCAGCGAAGAGGCAAATGATAGCCACACCACTAATGGAATCGAATCAATGGATATTGAATGTGACCAACCACGGTCGGAATCGGCTAATCCGATTAGGAAGGTAGCCAAAATCAAGCTGGTTGTGTTTGCGACTGGTGACTCTAGCCACTTGGTGATTGTTTGCACCGAAAACCGTTTGCTCATTTGGAATACGATAACGTTACGTCTTCAATCATCTTGGAAAATAAGTGTTCGTCTCGCGGTTGTTGATCCGTGCACAAGCCTTGTAGCCGTTAACACAATATTCGATGAGT TGTACGTTCTGAATCCGAGTAAACAATACGACCTGTACAAACGGAAAAACTTGCCAAAACTCTCAGGCATGGTATGGTTGCCCAGACGGGAACCGAGAAAATCATCATTGGACGTAGACTGGCAATCGGTCTCTCAATTGTTCCTGTTTACTAGAACTCAG GAGATGTTGTACCTGGTTCCTGACAACGATGAAGATTTGTTCGCTGACAGGGGCACCACTTTGAAGGAGGTGGACCAATTAGAGTCTCAGACACATTTCGGCGCAATGTTTGCGAGACAGGTCACTAACAATTCTGCTGCTCTGGCTGGTCAACGGAACATTGCCGGTGGACTGGTAGGAGAACCTACAACAATGGGTGTCAAAGCG